In the genome of Lentisphaerota bacterium, one region contains:
- a CDS encoding DUF167 domain-containing protein — MPALVPTTGGSLLTVKVQPRAAADAIAGVAPDWVRIRLRAPPVDGKANAALSAFLAQSLGLPARTVTILSGATGRLKRVRIAGLAPDAVRRILALGAPAP; from the coding sequence ATGCCCGCACTCGTTCCGACAACCGGGGGTTCGCTCCTGACCGTCAAAGTGCAACCCCGCGCAGCAGCCGACGCCATCGCCGGTGTCGCCCCTGACTGGGTGCGCATCCGCCTGCGGGCACCGCCTGTCGACGGCAAGGCCAATGCCGCCCTGTCGGCCTTCCTCGCCCAATCACTCGGACTTCCCGCACGCACCGTCACGATCCTCTCCGGCGCAACCGGCCGCCTGAAACGGGTTCGCATCGCGGGCCTCGCGCCCGACGCGGTGAGGCGGATCCTGGCACTTGGGGCACCCGCGCCATGA
- a CDS encoding nucleoside deaminase, protein MIFAPAFHEAFMRLALREAAQAARAGEVPAGCVIIRQPDAPDALPAGVPLIGRAHNQTELLKDPTAHAEMLAITQATSAVGDWRLTDTILYVTKEPCPMCAGAIILARIPIVVFGLADPKRGGGTVFNLFDHPGLNHHPQILSGVLEADCRDTLTAFFRTCRDGGMGKPGEKLKAER, encoded by the coding sequence CTTTCACGAAGCCTTCATGCGCCTCGCTCTGCGCGAGGCGGCGCAGGCGGCGCGCGCGGGCGAGGTGCCTGCGGGCTGCGTGATCATCCGCCAACCCGACGCCCCCGACGCCCTGCCTGCGGGCGTGCCGCTCATCGGACGCGCCCACAACCAGACCGAACTGCTCAAAGACCCCACGGCCCATGCGGAGATGCTCGCCATCACCCAGGCCACATCCGCCGTGGGCGACTGGCGCCTCACCGACACCATCCTCTACGTCACCAAGGAGCCGTGTCCCATGTGCGCCGGCGCGATCATCCTCGCCCGCATTCCGATTGTGGTCTTCGGCCTCGCCGATCCCAAACGGGGCGGCGGCACGGTCTTCAACCTCTTCGACCATCCCGGCCTCAACCACCATCCGCAAATCCTCTCCGGCGTCCTCGAAGCCGACTGCCGCGACACCCTCACCGCCTTCTTCCGCACCTGCCGCGACGGCGGCATGGGCAAGCCGGGGGAAAAGCTGAAAGCGGAACGCTGA